The Rubripirellula amarantea genome includes the window ACAAGAAAAGTCCCACGACCGCGCGATCGATCGTCAATCGAATCTGGCAGGCGTATTTCGCGAACGGCATCACTCTCACTTCGGACGACTTGGGACTTCAGGGCGAACCTCCTACGCACCCAGACTTGTTGGATTGGCTGGCGGTTGACCTGATGGCGAGTGGTTGGAAGTTGAAGTCGCTGCATCGACGCATTGTGATGTCAGCGACCTATCGCCAATCATCTGACTTCAACGAAGATCTACTTCAACGCGATCCACAGAACCGCTATTTAGCACGATCCCCTCGTATTCGAGTACCGGCCGAAACAGTTCGAGACATCGCGTTATCGGCCAGCGGTCTGCTTAATCCTCAGATCGGTGGTCTCCCGGTTTATCCGCCTGCACCCGACTTTTTGTTCGAGCCGCCGGCCAGCTACGGACCTAAGACTTGGAACGACGAGTTGGACGAACAAAAGTATCGACGAGCTTTTTACACGTTCCGATTCCGCTCCGTGCCTTATCCGGCATTTCAAGCGTTCGACGCTCCCACGGGAGAAGTATCATGCGTTCGACGAAGCCAATCCAACACGCCGCTACAGGCCCTCGTGACGCTCAACGAACCGCTTTACCTTGAATGTGCTCAACACTTGGCGATCGAGGTTTTGTCGGCAGACATGCAAAGCGATGTCGAACGATTCGAGTTGCTTTATCAGCGATGCCTTTCACGCTATCCGGATGATCGCGAGATTGAGGTGATGCAGCGAATGCTTGATCAACAGCAAGAACGAATGAAGGAAGATCAAGATCTTGCCAAGTCGTTGGTGGGCGACCCGACGATCGCCTCCGATTCCGATTCGATCGCTCAACAGGCGGCCTGGACGGCGATCTGCCGTGTGGTACTCAATCTTGACGAAGCAATCACCAAAGAATAATCCAACTGCGTTTTGCATTTCACCTTTCGAGGTTAACTGAACTTTGCCAATGAACAATTCATCCGATCCTGTTGCACGTCGCTGGTTCTTGAGTCAATGCGGACTGGGCGTCGGCGCAGCCGCTCTTTCGTCACTCCTTAGTGAGGAGGCGTCTGGCAATTCAAACGTCAGCGATCCTATGGCAGTGCGTCCGCCGCATTTTCCTGCCAAGGTAAAGAACGTGATTTGCCTTTTCATGGCGGGCGCACCCAGCCACTTGGACTTGTTCGACTATAAACCCAAGCTTGCGGAGTTTGATGGGACGCTACCACCCCCGGAATTGCTCGAAGGTTATCGTGCCGCCTTCATTGACCCCAGCAGCAAGTTGTTGGGCCCCAAATTCAAGTTCGCTAAACATGGCCAGTGCGGCGCCGAGATAAGTGAACTGTTGCCTCATACAGCGAGCATTGCCGACGAGCTTACGATTATCAAGTCGATGAAGACTGACGCGTTTAACCATGCGCCGGCTCAATTGATGATGAACACCGGCAGCCAATTGTTCGGCAAGCCAAGCATGGGCGCATGGTCGTTGTACGGACTAGGAAACGAGTCGAAAGACTTGCCCGGTTTTGTCGTTTTCAGCAGTGGCAAGAAAGGCCCAAGCGGAGGCAGTTCGTGCTGGGGAAGCGGTTTCTTGCCCTCGGTCTACCAGGGCGTTCAGTTTCGCAGCGGAAGCGAGCCGGTGCTTTATCTTTCGGACCCGCCGGGTGTGGATCGTAAACTGCAGCGGGATTCGCTTGATGCGATCAACGAACTTAATCGAATTCACTTAGCCAAAACGCTCGATCCGGAAATCGCAACCAGGATCAATTCATTTGAAATGGCTTATCGGATGCAAGCGACGGCTCCTGAAGTGA containing:
- a CDS encoding DUF1501 domain-containing protein — protein: MNNSSDPVARRWFLSQCGLGVGAAALSSLLSEEASGNSNVSDPMAVRPPHFPAKVKNVICLFMAGAPSHLDLFDYKPKLAEFDGTLPPPELLEGYRAAFIDPSSKLLGPKFKFAKHGQCGAEISELLPHTASIADELTIIKSMKTDAFNHAPAQLMMNTGSQLFGKPSMGAWSLYGLGNESKDLPGFVVFSSGKKGPSGGSSCWGSGFLPSVYQGVQFRSGSEPVLYLSDPPGVDRKLQRDSLDAINELNRIHLAKTLDPEIATRINSFEMAYRMQATAPEVMDLNNETAETLRSYGAEPGKSSFANDCLLARRLVERGVRFVQLYHEAWDQHGALVSGLKTNCQDTDQACAALVKDLGDRGLLDETLVIWGGEFGRTPMTQGEGGDGRDHHPNAFTMWMAGGGLKKGMTYGETDELGFNVVDGGVHVRDLHATILHLLGLDHMKLSYRVQGLDQRLTGVEEAHVVKEILA